A portion of the Rhodanobacter sp. AS-Z3 genome contains these proteins:
- a CDS encoding ligand-binding sensor domain-containing diguanylate cyclase yields MPLLKNFHPQDYAGYPQNWAVVQDQRGMVYVGNGEDGVLEFDGSHWRHIDVANQTTVRSLAVDASGKIYVGGVGELGYLAPDDLGRMKYVSLVDQLPPADRDFADVWRILITSDGVYFFTSERLLRLHAGKFRSWVPTGKFHLAFAVNDQLYVTELGVGLQQMEHDQLVLVPGGQRFADSKIYAMVAWSDSALLMGTRKDGWLIEEGGTYRPWQVEHADALNAAQVYGALWLSHDRLAIGTLQAGVLVFDRLGNETNHIDTASGLLDDTVYWMTQDREGGLWLALDNGIARVETGSALTLFAQINGLEGTPVVTHRHHGVFYAGTTKGLFRLVDTDKKPRFERVPLVAGPVWDMLDMGDVMVVAAQGIFAVTPDGTASLLAKDVGYAMVRPETAGNRVLVAQQQGLRSMRLEHGQLIADGSVGGITDESHSLRIDKAGRLWVGFVGNGAAYVSLPNNDQPLDNLPVHRFKLPDGSVGISRSLEVGMIDGEIRFAGAHGIQRFDERTGKLVPDERFEHLFGTQSMSVWNFEQDASGNVWMYVVDTVHHTKAVGAAMLDGQGRYRWDDGALHALFGKTVFDIQVDRDDVIWFSTDDGLYQYDARRMRAAAPPASSLVRKVTVHGGRVLWGGAGTPPATTLKWHENSLRFDYAQPAFDEVGKGWFQVMLEGMDDGWSEWTAESYRDYTNLPEGEYRFRVRARDAHGKLGGEGSFAFQVLPPWYRTWWAYLAFTASLALLLIGGVGWRLRALGQRNQLLMQLVDERTEALAAANAALADLAVTDALTGLKNRRYLADHIAHDVAQARRRYQQLARDGAELAAAADAPVNLLFLMLDLDHFKDVNDRYGHASGDRVLAQLSSILREAMRDSDTAVRWGGEEFLIIVRAASNGFGAVMAERIRSMVEQHAFDVGDGQTIHCTCSVGFALYPLFASLPERYGWEEVVDIADQCMYEAKRAGRNRWVGVLPTKKAVTSGDAPAKSPDLDMLCGQGYLERLAGGVEQPAV; encoded by the coding sequence ATGCCCCTGCTGAAAAACTTTCACCCGCAGGACTATGCCGGTTACCCCCAGAACTGGGCGGTGGTGCAGGACCAGCGCGGCATGGTTTACGTGGGCAACGGTGAAGACGGCGTCCTGGAATTCGATGGTAGTCATTGGCGTCATATCGACGTAGCCAATCAGACCACCGTGCGTTCGCTGGCGGTGGACGCCAGTGGCAAGATCTATGTCGGTGGAGTCGGAGAGCTCGGTTATCTGGCACCTGATGACTTGGGTCGAATGAAATATGTCTCGCTGGTTGATCAATTGCCACCGGCGGATCGGGATTTCGCTGATGTCTGGAGAATCCTGATAACCAGCGATGGCGTTTATTTCTTCACCAGCGAACGCCTTTTGCGCTTGCATGCAGGGAAATTCCGCAGCTGGGTTCCCACCGGTAAATTCCATCTGGCCTTCGCCGTCAATGATCAGCTGTATGTCACCGAGCTGGGCGTGGGCTTGCAGCAGATGGAACACGACCAACTGGTGCTGGTGCCCGGCGGACAGCGCTTTGCTGACAGCAAGATCTACGCGATGGTGGCCTGGTCTGACAGCGCACTGCTGATGGGTACGCGCAAGGATGGCTGGCTGATCGAGGAAGGCGGCACGTATCGGCCGTGGCAGGTCGAGCATGCCGATGCGTTGAATGCGGCGCAGGTGTATGGCGCGCTTTGGCTCAGTCACGACCGGCTGGCCATCGGAACGCTGCAGGCCGGCGTTCTGGTGTTTGATCGCCTCGGCAACGAGACCAATCACATCGATACGGCTTCGGGCCTGCTCGACGACACCGTTTACTGGATGACCCAGGATCGTGAGGGCGGCTTGTGGCTGGCGTTGGACAACGGCATCGCACGGGTTGAAACCGGATCGGCGCTGACTTTGTTCGCGCAGATCAATGGGCTGGAGGGGACGCCGGTGGTGACGCATCGGCACCATGGCGTGTTCTACGCCGGTACCACCAAGGGGCTTTTTCGACTGGTCGATACGGACAAGAAGCCTCGTTTCGAACGGGTTCCGCTAGTCGCAGGTCCGGTGTGGGACATGCTGGACATGGGCGATGTGATGGTCGTCGCAGCTCAGGGCATCTTCGCCGTAACGCCGGACGGAACCGCCAGCTTGCTGGCGAAAGACGTGGGGTACGCGATGGTGCGTCCAGAGACCGCCGGAAATCGTGTGCTGGTTGCCCAGCAGCAAGGCCTCCGCTCGATGCGTCTGGAACACGGCCAGCTCATTGCGGACGGCAGTGTTGGCGGAATCACCGATGAGAGTCACTCCTTGCGTATCGACAAGGCCGGTCGGTTGTGGGTTGGCTTTGTGGGTAATGGCGCTGCTTACGTGAGTTTGCCGAACAACGATCAACCGCTGGACAACTTGCCAGTTCACCGATTCAAGCTGCCTGACGGCAGCGTGGGTATTTCGCGGTCGCTCGAAGTCGGCATGATCGATGGCGAAATCCGTTTCGCTGGCGCGCACGGTATCCAGCGGTTTGACGAGCGCACCGGAAAACTCGTTCCCGATGAGCGTTTCGAGCACTTGTTTGGCACGCAGTCGATGTCGGTGTGGAACTTCGAGCAGGACGCTTCCGGCAACGTGTGGATGTATGTCGTCGATACGGTTCATCACACCAAGGCCGTAGGCGCTGCGATGCTCGATGGGCAAGGCCGCTATCGCTGGGATGACGGTGCCTTGCACGCGCTGTTCGGCAAGACGGTGTTCGACATACAAGTCGATCGTGACGATGTCATCTGGTTCTCTACCGACGATGGCCTGTACCAATACGATGCGCGACGAATGCGTGCGGCAGCGCCGCCCGCTAGTTCATTGGTGCGGAAAGTCACCGTGCACGGTGGTCGCGTACTGTGGGGCGGCGCCGGGACACCGCCCGCGACCACGCTGAAATGGCATGAAAACAGCCTGCGTTTCGACTATGCACAGCCGGCCTTCGATGAGGTCGGAAAGGGTTGGTTCCAGGTCATGCTTGAAGGCATGGACGATGGCTGGTCCGAGTGGACGGCAGAGAGCTACCGCGATTACACCAACCTGCCCGAAGGCGAATACCGCTTCCGCGTCCGTGCCAGGGACGCGCACGGCAAGCTCGGCGGTGAAGGCAGTTTCGCGTTTCAGGTTCTACCGCCGTGGTACCGCACGTGGTGGGCCTATCTGGCATTTACCGCGTCGTTGGCCCTGCTGCTTATCGGTGGCGTGGGCTGGCGGCTGCGCGCGCTGGGTCAACGCAACCAACTGCTGATGCAACTGGTCGACGAACGCACCGAAGCATTGGCAGCGGCCAATGCGGCGCTGGCTGATCTGGCGGTCACCGATGCGTTGACCGGCCTGAAGAACCGTCGCTATCTGGCCGACCACATCGCGCATGATGTCGCTCAGGCACGGCGTCGCTATCAACAACTGGCGCGTGACGGTGCCGAGCTTGCCGCTGCAGCCGATGCACCGGTCAACCTGTTGTTCCTCATGCTGGACCTTGATCACTTCAAGGACGTCAACGACCGCTACGGCCACGCCAGTGGCGACCGCGTGCTGGCCCAGCTCAGTAGCATCCTGCGAGAGGCCATGCGTGATTCCGATACAGCGGTTCGCTGGGGAGGCGAAGAGTTTCTGATCATCGTGCGGGCTGCCAGCAACGGCTTTGGCGCCGTGATGGCTGAACGTATCCGCAGCATGGTGGAGCAGCATGCGTTCGACGTGGGAGACGGCCAAACCATCCATTGCACCTGCTCAGTCGGCTTTGCGCTGTATCCGTTGTTTGCCTCGCTGCCTGAGCGCTACGGTTGGGAAGAGGTGGTCGACATCGCC
- a CDS encoding helix-turn-helix transcriptional regulator, translating into MSEETLTNRLKILRAERTLTQADLAELTGTTRKSINAIETGRMVPSTLLALKLVRALGVPLEQVFGLTPPLR; encoded by the coding sequence ATGAGCGAGGAAACACTGACGAATCGCTTGAAGATATTGCGCGCCGAGCGAACGCTGACCCAGGCTGACCTGGCCGAACTCACCGGTACCACGCGAAAATCGATCAACGCCATCGAGACCGGCCGGATGGTGCCATCGACCTTGCTTGCCTTGAAACTGGTGCGTGCGCTGGGTGTGCCGCTTGAACAGGTGTTCGGGCTGACGCCACCGTTGCGTTGA
- the azu gene encoding azurin, whose translation MNIKMTLLAMGCALALAACGDKSSTADAPAATAPMATAPVTQPSTQTEVAAPVTPPAATPAAGVKGPAVVTDCATEFEGTDGMQYSVSSIVVPASCKEFKITLKHTGTMPVTAMGHDVVIAKEADVGAVDADGSAAGAAAGYVKADDPKVIAHTSLIGGGETTSVSFPVSKIQSGGPYAFFCSFPGHSALMKGSISVQ comes from the coding sequence ATGAATATCAAAATGACGCTTCTTGCCATGGGTTGTGCGCTGGCACTGGCGGCTTGCGGCGACAAGTCTTCAACAGCGGACGCGCCCGCTGCGACCGCGCCGATGGCCACCGCCCCGGTAACGCAACCGTCGACACAGACAGAAGTAGCTGCGCCCGTAACCCCGCCTGCCGCCACTCCGGCCGCAGGCGTCAAGGGGCCCGCGGTGGTCACCGACTGCGCCACGGAATTTGAAGGTACGGATGGCATGCAGTACAGCGTGTCTTCGATCGTCGTTCCGGCATCATGCAAGGAGTTCAAGATCACCTTGAAGCACACCGGCACGATGCCCGTCACCGCGATGGGCCATGACGTGGTGATCGCCAAAGAAGCCGACGTCGGTGCGGTCGATGCGGATGGCTCGGCTGCGGGTGCGGCTGCGGGTTACGTCAAGGCGGATGATCCGAAGGTGATCGCGCATACCAGCCTGATCGGTGGCGGCGAAACTACCTCGGTGAGTTTCCCGGTGAGCAAGATTCAAAGTGGCGGCCCGTACGCCTTCTTCTGCAGCTTCCCGGGGCATTCGGCGCTGATGAAGGGCTCGATCAGCGTCCAGTAA